CTGAGACAGGTCAGTTCCAGAGGGGAGCAGTGTGGATCTGTGCTGTCAGCTCACAAGGGTGTTGGGAGAAGCCAGTCTGCTGACtgtctgggcagcagagctgcaccaCGGTGCTTATCCTTTCCTCCACCCTTGCACCTGCAAGTCCTCAGCATTTCAGGGCAGGAGCTGTTTCCTGGAGAGCACAAGCAGACCATGGGTCCCATGTCCAGTGTGGCATGTCTGGGTTTTCTGGAGTGGGGTGGTTTGGGAGGGCTCCACACTTTGCTCTGTGCATGGTAGAGCGTGAGGTTGAGCAGTGTCGCCAACAAACAGCGCTCGTTGCAGGCCTTGGGAATATTATTTTCTAGCTGCAGGCTGGTCCCTGGAGACCTGCTCTcactggctgcagagctgtagTTCTGGGTCTTCCATGGTTACCCTGGAAAGTAGGATTTTAGCTCAGCCATGCAGAGCAGAGGACTGGCCTGCAGTACTGTGTTTTAGGAGCTTTCTCTCCGGTGAGCCTGTGTCTTGGTGATCCAGGCCTCTGGCATCTCTCGCTGTTGCCCCTGGGAAGGGAGGGCCCATGTTCTGGTCCTTCTTCCCCCAAGCCTGGCAATGCTGAGGTGCGGTCCCCTCCGGCAGGCTGTCTTtcccctgctgtgctggtggggcTCCCTGGATGTATTTGCATTTTGAGACAAGTGTCTTAGTTGGTTTTCTCTCCATGCCTGTGCTTTGGGAAAGTGGTGAACAATAAAAATCTGCCGTGGAGAGCTGTAGCAGAGGTcaggcagctcctgtgccccaggctgctctctTGTCACCGCAGTTGTGCTTTGCGCACGGGGGCTGTCAGCTTGAAAGTCATGTTTTTGCTCTTAAAACCAACCTCAGGCACTGGTTTGGGGTTCTCTGAGTGATGTACGGGGACATATTGCAGCAAACCTCCTCTGCACTTAGGGTAGTGGTCACTCCCTGTTTTGGTGCATCTTATAAGCAGCCTCTTGGCAAATTTTTAATCAAGGACAAAGGAGGGTGAATGGTTGTTGAAAATCCTTAGTTTCTCTGAGCTCCTTTCTGAAATTGATCGTTGCAGGTTGTCCATGTCCCTGCAGGCTtcttaaaatgcaaaacaaaccaCCCAGCCCAACTTCCTGACTGTCACTAGTGCTTTCAAGAGACGCTTCGTTTTGCTGAGTGGTAACGAAACTGCTCTTCGCCATCtaccagctcctggctctgcctgtaTCCCTTTACAGGAGCTGCTCTGACTGAGAGCAGTGGGGAAGGTGTCTGGAGCCTGGCCCCTCCTACCCTCAGCCACTCACTTGGCAGATGCCAATTAACACTGTCCACAGCATGTAGACAGCAGGACTCAGAGAGATGCTTGTGGAGAGGTGGCAGATGAGGTGGGGACTCCGGGGATGCTGtgtgcagaaggaaaagaagggtgATCCCTCCACCCTGTGCTGGATCTGTCTCAGGAGAGATTGGGTCTGGTTTAGGAAAGGCTGTCTGAAATGAGAACTAAAAGTGAAGGGCAGAGGAATATGGAGTCCTGAAAAGCAGTGTCTCGTAGCAGGAAGGAAGGACCATGGAGGCTACCCAGGCAGCAGGTTGGGGAGGGACATGATGGCATTTGCTCTTTTCCTGCCACCCATGTGCAGCTGAACTGTGGAAGTGGCTGCTGCAAGATGCCTGGACAGACAGAGGTGTGTGTAATTCAGCATGCTTCTGTTCAGGGGAGAAGAGGCCACCCAGGAGAGAGGAGGATACAACCCATTCCTtgatgctgctgagctgcagaggtggCCAAGCTGGGCTCAGTTGCTGTACCTGCAGCCTTCTGGTCATGCTATTTAGGTTGTGCTGGTGTTTCTAGGGCAAAATGAAGGAAGGTGGAGATCTCTGCAGATTATTTACCCTGTTCTAAGGAAATAAAGGCTTGTTGCAAGCTTACTGTTTATCTGTGTTCATTCTGCTTTGAACTTGCTGGATGGTGTCAGTTGGGGTAGGTGTCAGGTGTGGATGCTGCCTCTGAGGTCTTGGCTTGCTACAGGCTCTGGCTCTCGGGGAGGAAGGTGCTGCTAGTTCTCCCTCTGCAGTGCAGCTCAGCCATGCTATTAGACATCAGAGAATCCACGTGGGAGAGATCGACAGGAAACTGGGCGTTATCAGTTCCGCTGCCTGTGCAGCTACTCGCTCCTCATGTCAGCATCCTCCACGTGTGTGTGGCTGGAGGCGTTTGATGGGAGTGCTGTCAGCCCGGGGGTGGGAGTGGGTGGCGTGTGATCACGGCAGAGGCGTCCTGCCTCCACTGCCAGTGAACTCAGCTCCACTGGGTgtgtggagcagggagggagctccTTGCTCCCCCATCTCCACAGTGGAGAAGTGCTTCACCGTGCTGATGttggggtgtcccctgtcctcTGGTGCTCGTCTTGGGCCTTGGATAGGGTAGGGATActcccactgctcctccctCCCTACAGTCTGAGAGCTTCTGtgttcttggtgccagtttctTCACACTTTTTTTCTAGGCCCTGGGGAGAAAAGAGTAGGATCTGGGGCCTCTTTCCCTGGACTTTTGTGAGAGGCCCAGGAGAATGTGGAGATGAAGCATTGGCATGCTGAGTGTTggggagagcacagggcacatCAAGCCTCCAGTGGGAGATGTGCTCTCACCACTGGATCACCCTGGCTAATCCTGTGTCAGACCTGACCTATATATGGGGTGAGGGAGGTGGCATGTCTGTGGCAGCAGATGGTCTCTTCAAGAGCCTGGGCTCAGGGAGACTTTGTCCTTCTGGCCCCTGGCTATCCTGAAGGAAAGGATGGGCCACCTGTCGGCTATAGAGCATCCAGGTTcagcctgagcagcccctgcacgTAGAGAGCTATCTAAAGCTTACGGGCTGTCCCATTGACCAGGGGTGTCACAGGTCTCTGTGGCTGGACTGGAATCCCTTGTCCTGGCCCAGAAGCATTGACCAGCATTACCAGCCTTGCTGTAGCATCCTTTGGGCCCCTCACATGGCTTTTCAGGCAAAGCTCTGTACTTGGGACAATGTGATGTTGGAGACTGTGTGCATGGCTGTGTCGCTGAGACAGTGTGGGCAGAGCTGTTTCCACATGCTCTGATCCTGTGGCTGGATATGTGGTGCCCCATCCTCACTGGGCACAGCCATGTgcagtgtggctgtgccaggggaatgATCtagcctggctgggcagggagcgTGAGCAGCGTATGAGCTGTGTTCCATTGATGGCTTCTCCTGGTGCCGTCCTGAGGACATCGATAGCTGCTGCCCACGGGGAAGCTGGTGATGCTGGAGCGGGTCTGGAGGGAGTTTCTGCAGAGATATTCACCATCTGTggcctctgcctgctgccagtgctctgCCCAGGATCAGACAGTGTCCTGGCAGTCTTGTCAAGGtgcagtgctgcctctgcccacaAACAATGGCAAGGTCAAAGGACagagttttccttctcttccctgtaGTCCCCAGCTCCTGAATCAAAGAGGCTGTAGTGGAACAGACCCGGAGGGTGGTTGTTCAGGTTTGGGCTGATTCAATCCTTTGGCTCTTCCTGCTGGAGTTCTTGCCGGAGTGCGTGGCTCTGACACCATCATAGgtctgccctgctgtgctgccttcctGTCCTGTGTGTCCCCTTCCATGGGGACAGAAGCAGTTGGTCGTGGTCCTACTGACAGTCATGGTAGAGGGATCTTTCCCCAGAGTGCTCTGCATCCCGGAGGATCCTTGAGCCTGGTGTAGCTCCTCCTGCACGCCTGGATGTGGGGTGAAGAGGTGAGAGCCTTGAGAAGGGGCCTGAAGGGacctgagcacagggctggaatCGAGCAAAGCTGAATCCGACTGCTCATCGCAACAAGAAGATACTGAATTGTTAAATCGTCAATCTGAGGTTTTCTTTGAAAGGGGTGATGCTACAAATTAATTAGCTCCCTTTTGGTTGTTAGCACTTTAAAGCCCAGCTGTCAGGGGAGGGCTGGTTTATAGGCATTACATCAGGGCTGCCGGCTGGCTCGCTCGCCTACCTGGGAATTTCTAAGTGTGCGTTGTAACCGGGGGAAATTTGGCTCAGATGCAGCATCTGGCGCTCAGTGAAGCTGCTGCGATGTGCTGTCCTGAGCACGGGGATTTGACTGGTGCCTGAGCggtgctgctggggcacacGGGGAGCCGCTGGCTCGGCCTCTCGGTGCGCAGCTCCCGGGGTGGCTCTGCCTCTCGGCGTCCAGCTCTCTCAGCGTTAGCCACCAGCCAGGTGACTCGCTCAGGTGAGCTGGAGGTGTGCAGATGGTCCGAGTAGTTCCTGCTTCTTGCTTAATTAACGTGAGAGAATAGGAGGCTTTTCTGAAGCCAAAGGGGCTTTTCTGGTGTGTAAAAGTTTGAACCGGCCACAGATGCCCTGGGAGAGCTGTCGGTGCGGGGAAAGGGTTCGATGTCCTAAGCGGGACCGGAGTAGCTCCTCCATGCTCCCGTCCGAGCGCGGAAGGTGGTGGGGAGCCGAGGCCCTGCTTTCCCACCCCGGTGCTTTCTGCCCACCAGCAGAGAAGCACGGCGACTGCCATCCCCGCGGCCCACCGGGCCCATGGAGCTGCCAGCCCGGTGAGCAGGGGCCCGGGAGGGATGCGGGGGCACAGCCGCAGGTACGGTGCCACCAGCCTTAGGGCCTGTCCCAGCGGGGCGAGGTGGCCGGTAGCGGCACCAGGCCACTTAAGAAGGGCGGTGGGTGCCCTCGGTTCTGGGCCCACCCCGCTGGTTCCGGACGGGGGTCGCTGCCCCGCGTGGCGGCCCCGCGCTCCAAGATGGCTGCGGACCGTGACACGCCTGGTCACGTGGGACGCGCGCGCGCCGCGCCGCTCCTccccccccggtgcccccggccgcccccctccttccccccctcccccccccccgcagCAGCCGCGCGCGCCCCCGGTGCCCCCGAGCGCTGTGACTCGGTCCGGTGCCTCCCGCTGCTTCTTAAAGGGACAGGCACCCCCCGCGCACCCGgcccgccgcggccgccccgcgccGCGGAAAACAAAGAGGCACCGGAAACAgcggcggcggggagggggccggcccggcgggaggCGGgcgagagggagggaggggagggccGGCGGCGGGCCGGCGGGGGGGGGCAGGCCCGGGCCCGGCGTCGGCGAACAAAGAGCGGCGGGAGGGAGGGGGCGGGGGCGCCGCAGCGGCACCGGAGCGGCGGCCCAGGCCATCGGTGCAGGTACGTGCGGGCCGGggggggcgggagcggggcgggggcgggggccggggccggccccCGGACCCCCGACGGCACCTgccccgggcggcggcggcggggtcCGGCGGCCGCCTTTGTTATTGCTTTTGTTTGGCGCCGAGCACATGGCCCCGGAGCGGCCGCTCTTAAAGCCACAGATCCGCACCGGCACCGGCAGGGCTCCGCGACGGGGGGCGCGGGCTGGGGTGCGCTCCCGGCTGCCGGTGGCCGCGGTGCCTCCCCGGGGTGCTGCACGGTGGGGCGCTCCGTCGATGCGCTTCGGGATGTGCTGCTCGCCCCGCCGTGCGCCGCCGTCCCGGACACAGAGGGTCGGGTTCGGGTCGGGTCTGGGGGTGGGGTTGGGAGTCGGGGTCGACCTTCCGAAGAGGCTGCCGGTGCGGCGGGGCCAGCGGTGACCCCGCTCCCGGGGGAGCTGGCGGCGCCCGCTTGGGAACGGCGGGGAAGGGGCTACGGGAGAGCTCGGGGTGCCGGGACGGAGCCGGCGGTTGGTGGCGGCAAGGTGGCAGGACCCTCAGGGCGGGCGGCAGCCCCGGAGCCCGGCTCTGCCCGAGCAGATGGCACCGGGCGTGAGCGCTGGCGCGCTGCTAACTTTGTTCTCGGCGGGGCTCGGGAGccgcctccccccgcccctccgAGGGGCTGCGGGACCGCGATCCCCTTCGTTTCGGAGCTGCAGTGGCCTCCGCGGGGTCACGGTCACCCTGCTCGGTGTGGCTGCTGGCTTCCAGCCGCGGGTGCGGAGGGAGCCAGGTGTGCCCGCTTGGGACAGGAGGGTGGGTGCTGCTTGTGGCAGGACGAGGGCCGGGCCAGCGCTGTCCCGCAAGTCGGGGGTGCCCTCCTGCCTCGGGATGCCGTCCTGGGATTCCAGGACCGCAGGCAACCGTCCGCTCTGGAGGTCTCAGGAACAGGCGAGCTCCTGTGTGACTTCAGTGTTCTTCTGTGGATGTGCTGCCCATCCCTAAGCCCACTGCTGTGGTGCCTGGTCTGGAAGGTGCCTGCTGGATCACACAGGGCCTTGGCACCACATGTGGTCTGAGAGTTAGGATGTGGAAGTGGAAGCAGTAACACCTCAGGGAGGCTTCTTCAGAGTGGGGCTGAACCTGGGTTATTGCTGCATTCTGGCTCCCAGCCCACTCAGGGGCATATTGCAGCCGGGCAGAGCTTCGAGGTGGACAGAATAAACTCCCTGTGGAAGGAACCTCCTGGTCAGGCACACCCCCTTCCCTGGTGACAGTCACAGACAGATTctgggagggctcagcctgcggcttttgcttttcttcctttttcctaccaaaacaaagagagaaatttGCTTTCAGTTTCCACAGTAGTGTGGAGATGAAGGTGAGGTTAAGAAGAGACTTGTGTGTGGCACAGGACTTGTCCCAGTTGTTGTTGATACCCATCACCCAAAAGTGACAttgcagcttctctctgctgggCTGAGATCCCCCAGCTGAGCAGCATTCCCCAGGCTCCAGGTCCCCGGTGTGTCTTTCCTGTCCCGGGCGTGTCTTTGCCATGGGCcctgaggaggaggtggagctgAAGAAGCTGCTTTGGGGGGGACCTCACCAGCCTGCAGTGAGCTGGATTTAGGGGCGTGTGGGCTGTGGTGCCAAGCCATGGCTGCTGCCGTGTGCTGGCCTGATGCTGTGGAAGCTGAAGGAAGCTGGGCAATGGAAGGGTATGCAGGGAGGGTCTTGGATACACATTAAGGCAAGGAAGGCCGTTTTGGGACCTGGGAAAGTAGAGCCTGGGGAAACCCAGCCCCAAATGCAGATATCTcctctgtgcagtgccagggtTGATTGGGGGTGAGGGGTCAAGCTGTGTcctgggaaggggctctggTGCAGGAACACCTGGGTGCAGGAGGGGAgatggggcagggccagggcagtgtTCCTACTGCCTTGGTGAGCAtctgggggagcagagctgcctccatggcttcAGCACAGCCCATGCTtgtcccctgctctgtggggatgtGTGGCTGCACCCTGtttgcagcagggagctgaCAGAGAAGGGCCAtgagccctgctgccaccactAGCCCCTGCACCGGTCACTGGAGTAGCAGTGTCACTCCAGAATAGGAtgtgcaggagctcagcaaCAAACAGCACCCCCCAGAGCAGCATCAGGGACCTGCTGGAAACTCCCCATGCCATGCTTATGTTCCCTGTTGGCCGGTGAGCAGGCTGGGatgctgccacagccacagggcTCTTCATCactttctttcctctgtgccaAAACTAAGTGCAAAAAtaagtctctctctctctctctctctctttctctctctctctctgtctttgtGTTGTGCATGGGAGGTGACTCTGCCCATGAAGGGGAGGAACAGTAACAAGGGAGTTTGGAACAGGCTCTTCCTAGCCCCTCTCAGGGCCATATGCAGCCCCAGGAGATGGGGTGGGTGCGGCTCTAGGTGAAGGAGTAGAAAGAGCTCCAGCTATCAGCACCACCATCCTTgtgaggatggagcagcagcctgagcgGTGGCGGGACAGTGCCATGACCCGCTGTCCCTCTTGCAGAGTTCAAGGTGCTGGTGTCTtgccctgcctggagcctgAGGTCCCGTGTGCCCATCCGCCTCCCGACGTCACCAATGCGACCATGGGAACTGGCAGTGAATAGGCGGCCGCCCTCTGCCCCTTTTGCCCAGCGCCGTTTCTCGGGGggaccctgcagcagccccgACCACCTCCGGCGAAGGTACGGGCTGCAGGGCGGTGTGGAGCCCTGTCCCTTGTGGCACATGGGGTTCTGGGGCCGGTTATCTGGTCCTGCTGGGGCAAGACACTGTCTCCCAGTGGGGCTTGGGGGGACGTTGACAGGGAAGCACATCCACCTGGCCCAAatgaggggtccctggggagcaggggtcCTTTTTATGCTGCGGACACGGAGAGGGCACTTGCAGGGTGAGCAAGCTGGTTCTGGAGCtgtccagcctgacatggcctGGCACAATGCCCTGAGTATCTCacccagggcactgggctgATCATCCTGTAGCcatcctgcctggggctgtggtgcCCCTCTGGCCGGGGGGGTCActcctgctctgtttctctcctgcggtggccccacagcccctctgccaggCGTCAGTGGGGACGACGCGATCGACCTCTGGCAACCCTGCTGGGCCAGGATGAGCCCCAGGTGCACCCTGCCTTCCCCCAGCAGCCGCACGTCCCTGTAGATGAGCCCCGCGCCTACGCTCTTCCCAGCACGCCGCCACGAATGCTTCACCCAGCCGCTCACCCACCCCACCAGAACCCATTCATGGTGGATCTGCATGATCAGGTaggtgctgcagcccccagccccactcccaggtGTGATCCTGTGGTGTTCCTTGGGCTGTTGTCTGGAGTGGTGACTTGTCATTGGGTCCCCTCTGGCCACTTGCTGCTGGGATCACCCAGTCCTGAGCCTGCTGGTGCTCTGATTCTCTGAGATTTAAATCTTGGGATCCCTCTGCCTTCTGGGTATGTCCAGGGTGATCCCCGCTCCCAGGGGCTGGAGACAGTCCCCTTGTAAGTTGTTCATGTGACAGCTGTCATCATAATCCATGGAAATGGTGATGTGTTGGAGGCTGTGTCAGCCTGTCTGTGCGGAGGAAAGAAGGACTCAAAACTCCCTCAAGTTGAGCCTTCACTCAGCTTGTTCCTCTGGCCACACCAGCGGGATGGGCATGCCAGTCCCAGTGCTGAGTACCCAACGTCCTGCTATGACCCTGTCAGGACAGGGGCAGCTCAGACAGGGCTGTACCCTGACTGTGCCCTCGGCACCTTGTCCTTAGGTGCACCAGGGACCTGTCCCTCTCTCCTACACGGTTACCACCGTAACGACGCAAGGCTTCCCCATCCACGCTGGCCAGCACATCCCTGGgtgcagcacccagcagctcccagcatgCTCAGTGATGTTCAGCGGACAGCACTACCCgctctgctgcctcccaccCCCGGTGAGTCACAGCGGGGGacgcctggggacagcctggacCGTGAGTGCCCAGAGGTCCTGTGGGTACCTAAGCCCATTGTAGTGCAAGTTTCAGGGAGTACAGGGTCTTTTGGaggccctggggagggggcaggggtgTCTgacccttgtttttctctctgtctctccccaCAGCTGATTCAGGCATGTGCCATGCAACAACTTCCCGTCTCCTACCAGACATTCCCCCCCATCATCTCCAGCGACCATTACATCCTACACCCACCCCCACCGCCAGTGCCCCCCCACCAGCCGCCCCACATGGCCCCCCTGGGGCAGTTCGTACCTCTCCAAGCCCAGCATCCACGTATGGTGAGTTGAGGTggagggacaggctggggacatgaTGCACCCACCACCTTGGGGTCTTGTCCTTCTGCAACCCCTGTCGGTCTAAGCTGGGGGTGGTGGGTAGGGTGCCCAGTGTGCCTCTGTCTTCATAATGTCGGGGAGGTGTAATTTGGGATGCTCCTCCCAGCCTCTAACTCTTTCCCCACAGCCTCTGCAGAGGATAGACAATGACGTGGACCTGCGAGGGGAGCAGCACCCCATCGCAGGCTTCACATACCCTCCGTCTCACCACGCTCCCACGCTGTCGCCCTCCATGCCGCTGCATTACCTCCCCCACGACCCGCTGCACCAAGAACTGCCATTTGGCGTGGTGAGTCCCCATCCTGGGGAGGGGTTGGGAacgctgtggggctggcacgACTCTGAGTGCCccatctctccctgcagccatACCCCCATATGATGCCCCGGCGGCTGAACACCCAGCGGTACCGGCTGCAACAGGCGCTGCCCCCACCGCCACCCCCTCCGCCGCCTCCTCCGTACTATCCGAGCTTCCTGCCCTATTTCCTGTGAGTATTGGTGGAATATTCTAGGATGCGTGTGGATAGGGGCCACAATGGCAATGTGATGGCCCCGGGGTCTGTGCCCCCTGGTAGGTGCCAGGATGGACATAGGGGTTTGTGGCCCCATGCTGACTGCCCTGTCCTTCCCCCCCCCAGTTCTATGCTTCCTGTGTCGCCAACAGCCGTGGGGCCCACGATCAGCTTAGACCTGGACGTGGATGATGTGGAGATGGAGAATTATGAGGTGAGTCTGCTTGGCTTCCTCACAGTTATAggatgggagagctgggggggtTTGCTGattgctctgctgggagggggaaGCCTGGAGGGGTGCTGTGCCAGAACAGGAGATGAGCTGTGCCGGCCTCTGCATCTCCCTCCAGGCACTGCTTAACTTGGCCGAGCGGCTGGGGGAGGCCAAGCCACGGGGACTCACCAAAGCAGACATTGAGCACCTCCCGTCCTACCGCTTCAACCCTGAGAGCCACCAGTCTGAGCAGACCCTGTGAGTGAGCTCGGGGTGCACATGGGGGGCCTGACAGGGattgggagctgtggctggcagtggggctgtaCTGATGGCTGCTTCCCCCAGGTGCGTCGTGTGCTTCAGCGACTTCGAGGCCCGGCAGCTTCTCCGCGTCCTGCCCTGCAACCACGAGTTCCACGCCAAGTGTGTCGACAAATGGTTAAAGGTACTGCCTGTGCCCGCTCTGGGGAGCGGGGTGACTTCTTGGGCTGCTGTGGGTATGGGGTGCTCCCTTTTGGGTGGCCTCAGTGCACTGcatgccctgggagctggggccaAGCACTGTGCAGGGCTCCTGGGATGTGGTTCCAGCCTTGCTCACTTGCTCCTATCTCTGGTTGCCCGCAGGCAAACCGCACGTGCCCGATCTGCCGGGCGGACGCGTCGGAGGTGCAGCGGGAGGCGGACTGAGGCTGGCGGGCGCTGTGCCGCACAATTCGCTAGAGGACAAGGACGCCGGGCTGGGGCGGGGGCTGCTGCCCGCTGCTAGGGCCTGACCCTGCGCTtaccccccctccccaaagcctCTCCTCGGATGTGGTGAGCATTGAGCAGTCTGGGCTCCCGGccagccctcctcctccccgccggGGCACGGACTCAGCCGGACGCCTGCCCGCTGCGCTCCCAGGGCCCCGAATCGTGTTGTGCTGGAGGCGGGAGGTGCGTGGCCGTGCCCTCTGCGCTCCAAAGACGCTGTTGTTGCTCCATCACTTTCCAGGTCGTTGTACTCTACTAGGGAATTagtggttttttccctttgttactaatttttttttttacgatagtttttttcccccttatttccttttcatttccgTCATGTTTTTAGTTCCTTGGCCGTTTGCCCTAGGGGCATGCAGGCGGCTCCTCCCCTCAACGTTGCTCTCGGAGGACgca
This genomic interval from Haemorhous mexicanus isolate bHaeMex1 chromosome 15, bHaeMex1.pri, whole genome shotgun sequence contains the following:
- the RNF44 gene encoding RING finger protein 44 isoform X1 is translated as MLHPAAHPPHQNPFMVDLHDQVHQGPVPLSYTVTTVTTQGFPIHAGQHIPGCSTQQLPACSVMFSGQHYPLCCLPPPLIQACAMQQLPVSYQTFPPIISSDHYILHPPPPPVPPHQPPHMAPLGQFVPLQAQHPRMPLQRIDNDVDLRGEQHPIAGFTYPPSHHAPTLSPSMPLHYLPHDPLHQELPFGVPYPHMMPRRLNTQRYRLQQALPPPPPPPPPPPYYPSFLPYFLSMLPVSPTAVGPTISLDLDVDDVEMENYEALLNLAERLGEAKPRGLTKADIEHLPSYRFNPESHQSEQTLCVVCFSDFEARQLLRVLPCNHEFHAKCVDKWLKANRTCPICRADASEVQREAD
- the RNF44 gene encoding RING finger protein 44 isoform X2, giving the protein MRPWELAVNRRPPSAPFAQRRFSGGPCSSPDHLRRSPSARRQWGRRDRPLATLLGQDEPQVHPAFPQQPHVPVDEPRAYALPSTPPRMLHPAAHPPHQNPFMVDLHDQVHQGPVPLSYTVTTVTTQGFPIHAGQHIPGCSTQQLPACSVMFSGQHYPLCCLPPPLIQACAMQQLPVSYQTFPPIISSDHYILHPPPPPVPPHQPPHMAPLGQFVPLQAQHPRMPLQRIDNDVDLRGEQHPIAGFTYPPSHHAPTLSPSMPLHYLPHDPLHQELPFGVPYPHMMPRRLNTQRYRLQQALPPPPPPPPPPPYYPSFLPYFLSMLPVSPTAVGPTISLDLDVDDVEMENYEALLNLAERLGEAKPRGLTKADIEHLPSYRFNPESHQSEQTLCVVCFSDFEARQLLRVLPCNHEFHAKCVDKWLKANRTCPICRADASEVQREAD